From the Cohaesibacter sp. ES.047 genome, the window CAGCTTCGCCGGTCGCGGCTGCTACTTCGGCAGCTGGAGCGGCGGCGTCCTGTGCAAGGGCCGGGCCCGCCACAAAGGCAGCTGCGCCAACAAGAAGGGCAAGGGTTACTTTTGACATAGGGTTGTCCTTGATTTTTCGCTTCTACTTGACTGGGATTGGCTTAGAGCGCGTCGGTGTCGGTTTCGCCGGTGCGGATGCGCATGACATGCTCAAGAGAGGTGACGAAGATCTTGCCATCACCGATCTGGCCGGTGGCCGCTGCCTTGGAGATGGCTTCAATGGTCTTTTCAGCCTTGTCCGATGTAACGGCAACTTCGATTTTGAGTTTGGGAAGGAAGCTGACCGAATATTCGGTCCCGCGATAGATTTCGGTGTGACCCCGTTGACGACCAAAGCCTTT encodes:
- a CDS encoding P-II family nitrogen regulator, translated to MKFIIAIIKPFKLEAVREALSAEGIEGLTVTEVKGFGRQRGHTEIYRGTEYSVSFLPKLKIEVAVTSDKAEKTIEAISKAAATGQIGDGKIFVTSLEHVMRIRTGETDTDAL